From the Flavobacterium gyeonganense genome, the window CAGGAACTTTTTGCAAATGATGTTGTTACGGCAGGTGATTTTCCTATAGTTGTCCTGCACAGTACCGGTAGCAACGGAACTTTTACCGGAGACGGTTATGTAACGCTTCCCTTCTTAGAGAAATTCAGAAAGCTGATTGATGCTGCTGATGCCCTTGGAGGTGAAAAGATCAATATTGGTCAGTTCTCCCGTATCAAAATTACTTTCAATAATATTGGCGTCAATACCGATTTCAAATTGATTTCGGGTGAAATTGTGGCTAGTTATGATAAAGATAACTGGGATAAAATGCTTGATGTCGATAAAATTACTAATGATATTGCAGGAAGTAACGGTAAGCCTATCGAGGGCAAGTTAGCATATGAAGTAAAAGAAGACGGAGTTACATTGAATCCGGATGGCAGTACTACCATCAAAGGTACTAATGGCGAATCGACCACATTGCCAAAATCAGTCTATGACCAGGTTTATATTGATAAAAGCGGTGATGTAGTCAATATTCCGGCCAATGGCAGCGGTCAGCCTACCTTTATCAAATCTGCAGAAGGCGGTAGAGCCGTTGCGGCAAACACCAACGGAATTTCAAGCGGCGGTGAGGTTACACAAATATCCTCTCCCGATGTTTCAATTACTTTTAAGGACGGTCCTAAAGCCATTTATGCTTTTGATGAACTTCCTGATAAAGGGCCTAAAAAACTTAAAGATACGTATGAGACTCTTCCAACAAAAGACGGAAGTGTCTATAACGTAAATTATAAAGCCGTCTCAGATTTGAATGGTCCCGATACCTTAATCGCCGAAGCCGATTTTGAAAACGGAAAAACCAAAGACGATATTGTTTTTAAAACCAATACCGGGGCAGCCGTTGATGTAAAATGGACAAGCGCTACCAAAGCAGAGATAAAACTGAAAAGAACACTAAACTTTTCTAAAGAAAGCATCATTGCAACGGTAAAAGGGGCTAAAGAAAAAGATCCTAAAGACGAAACCAAAACAATTGACGGAAAATCAGACATTGCAGGAAAAGTAAACATTTGGCAATTAACCCAAAAACCGGTTATAAATATCACCCTTTTAAGTGTAAATGGAGCAAGTAGTCCCGGCGCTGGCGAGGCTAAAAATTTCTTTAACGAAGTTTATAACAAAGTTGGGATTAAGTTTGATGTTACTACTCAAAAAGTTGCTATTGGAGCATTACCAAATGAAATCCAATGTGGAGAAAGTGGTGTCTTTGATGTTTATACGAATGATCAGAATAATATTATCAGCCAGATTGAATCCAGTGCTGATTTTAAATATAACGATAAAACGTATTATGTTATTTATACCGGAAAAGCGGGACAAAATAACTATAAAGGTTTTATGCCTTTAGGAAGTCAGTATGCTTTTGTATTTAACAATGGTAATCTAAAAACAGCTGCACACGAATTAGGCCACGGTATTTTTGGCCTGAAACACCCATTCTCAACTGATGCTGAATCTGAAAAAACAGATCTTTTGATGGATTATGGAAATGGTACTGTATTGTCTCATAACGATTGGGATATTATCCATAGTGGCGGATGGAAGTTTTATGGGTTTCAGAAGAGTTCTTCTGGGGCTTTGGCTGGAGGGTATGGACTTTCTCCGAATTGGGAGTTCGTTAGCAATGGAGATGAAACAACAGTCGCAAACATTAATTTAGCCAATAAAGGATTTCTTGGTGGATTTATAACCCATAAAGGTGAAAATAAAATTACATACGCATGGACAATTGATAAATATATTGGTAGTGACGATAGTGTTATTACTGACCAAAAATTAGAACCTGAATTAGATAAAAGTAAAATTTATCTATTTTATGATAATGATAAATCCTGCCCAAAAAGTAAATATCTTAGAACTGTATATAATCAACGATTAAAAGACATTATTGATAAACATGATACTGAAGGATTAAATAAATATATTGATGAATATAATATTGATGAGTATTATATAAAAGACAATGAAAAAAGAAATATTTATTGGGGATATGTTAGATGCAATACTACACAATCAGGAAATGGAAACAATACTGATTACACTAATTATCTGGTCACTCTAGGTAAAAATGCTAATAAAACATATACAGAAGATAAAACAGACGTAGGTACACAAACAGCTCATGTTTTTGATTTAGCGACAGTAATTACAACTGAAGAAAAGCAAAAAATATTAAATCAATTAGGTGGAATTAATAAAAACACCGGTATTTTATGTAAAATTTATCTAATTGATGCCAACACTCCTACAGAAAAAAGAAATGAAATTACCGAATATCTAGTTTCTTTAAAAGGAAAAGAGATTGGTTTGCTAATTGATTTTATAGATGCTGAAAAACCTGAAGTAAAAACGTTTTTAGGAGATGGTATTGACGGAAGTGGTAATAATGATGTAAACAGATTTTTATCTCTGTTAAGTAAAGTTATACCAAAATTTGATGGTACCTATACGTATTTTAATCCATTGACGGCAATGTTAGATGGGATAGCAAGTGTTGTTACTAAAGCAAAAATACCGGAACGCTTTTATAATCCAGAGATAACTACAAAAGATTATAATCCTATCTTATACTACGTAAGTTTAGTTGATCCATTTTCTTTTTCAACTTTACTTGGCGATCAAGTATTAAAACAAAATAATATTACAATTACTAATTCTAAATTAGTAAATGCTACTCACATTTATTTTGCTTTTAAATGTGGCGTTTGGAATGGTTTCGTTGATCAAGTAAAAGGTTTAGCCGAAATGGCTGCGATTATAACTAATCTTATTGATGGTGGTGATCGAGCGGGAGAAATGTGGGAAGGAATAAAGAAACTGGATATTTTTTGTACCGAAAGTAAGGATGGTAATGTATGCATTTGGAGTTTGGTCAAAAAAGCACATACTGGCCAGGCGTGTCAAATTGCAGAAACCCTAGGTTATGATGTGGCAAACATTGTTACAATTGCTATTTCATTTGCTAAAGTTGGCAAAGTAGCTCAAATTTCTAAAGTAATTGAGTCTTTAGATATAATGAGCCAAACTATGAAAATTGCCGGAAAGTTAATCAAAGTCACTATTAAAGGAACTGGAACTGCAGCTAAAATTAGCTTCGCAGTTACCAAAGCGTTTATAAAGCCAGGATTCAAACTAGCAAAAGCAAACAGAATGTACAGTATGATAATTCCTATTGCAGTTGATTTGTCCGAAAATGTAGATAATGCTGTAAATAAAGCAAAAGAATTATTAAAAAAGACTCCAGAGGAACTTGAAGAAAAATTAACTATATTAAGTGAAGCCGATGCTGATGGAAATCTAATTGCTGAAATCACTGATGGGAATACTACAACAAAAGTGTTACTAAATGAAAGTGAAGATCAATTAACAAAAAGTGCAACTGAAATTGTTTTCGATGCAATTGATATTGTTGCTTATAAAAAATCTCTAATTTCTAAAGGATTAAGTAAAATTTCTGAACTTTCTGATGAAGTATTAAAAAGAGTAAAAGAGTTAGACGAATCT encodes:
- a CDS encoding fibronectin type III domain-containing protein, whose amino-acid sequence is MLKKIYLLILLLSSFVSFESYAQSYPISVSTQIKQPSPIYLSHYADASTINSPIKIQIVLNDLTISNRQVKLKIYFQGNGISFNTNDFVAGARPLYLEGGVPLQLTNVDLAPYFEYQNLLGLTPNQYAQPLPEGLYNIYVEVYDFATGRKLSNKTGTNTIIFQNDPPFLNLPLNNASFMQQNIQNIVFGWTPRSINVSNVEYEFSLVEIWDKYTPIQNAFAYSPPLYTTTTRNTTLQYGINEPQLIPGKKYAWRVKAKAIFGAEEIGVFKNNGYSEIFSFDYEAYCTAPLAIATSGVSENQAKITWSGNIDNYDYQVNYREKNADSEWYKLVTPRENITLSNLKPNAVYEYTVGASCEVGKYTHSTIKEFTTLVKDEIAFQGCGIKPDPADLANKNPLQELFANDVVTAGDFPIVVLHSTGSNGTFTGDGYVTLPFLEKFRKLIDAADALGGEKINIGQFSRIKITFNNIGVNTDFKLISGEIVASYDKDNWDKMLDVDKITNDIAGSNGKPIEGKLAYEVKEDGVTLNPDGSTTIKGTNGESTTLPKSVYDQVYIDKSGDVVNIPANGSGQPTFIKSAEGGRAVAANTNGISSGGEVTQISSPDVSITFKDGPKAIYAFDELPDKGPKKLKDTYETLPTKDGSVYNVNYKAVSDLNGPDTLIAEADFENGKTKDDIVFKTNTGAAVDVKWTSATKAEIKLKRTLNFSKESIIATVKGAKEKDPKDETKTIDGKSDIAGKVNIWQLTQKPVINITLLSVNGASSPGAGEAKNFFNEVYNKVGIKFDVTTQKVAIGALPNEIQCGESGVFDVYTNDQNNIISQIESSADFKYNDKTYYVIYTGKAGQNNYKGFMPLGSQYAFVFNNGNLKTAAHELGHGIFGLKHPFSTDAESEKTDLLMDYGNGTVLSHNDWDIIHSGGWKFYGFQKSSSGALAGGYGLSPNWEFVSNGDETTVANINLANKGFLGGFITHKGENKITYAWTIDKYIGSDDSVITDQKLEPELDKSKIYLFYDNDKSCPKSKYLRTVYNQRLKDIIDKHDTEGLNKYIDEYNIDEYYIKDNEKRNIYWGYVRCNTTQSGNGNNTDYTNYLVTLGKNANKTYTEDKTDVGTQTAHVFDLATVITTEEKQKILNQLGGINKNTGILCKIYLIDANTPTEKRNEITEYLVSLKGKEIGLLIDFIDAEKPEVKTFLGDGIDGSGNNDVNRFLSLLSKVIPKFDGTYTYFNPLTAMLDGIASVVTKAKIPERFYNPEITTKDYNPILYYVSLVDPFSFSTLLGDQVLKQNNITITNSKLVNATHIYFAFKCGVWNGFVDQVKGLAEMAAIITNLIDGGDRAGEMWEGIKKLDIFCTESKDGNVCIWSLVKKAHTGQACQIAETLGYDVANIVTIAISFAKVGKVAQISKVIESLDIMSQTMKIAGKLIKVTIKGTGTAAKISFAVTKAFIKPGFKLAKANRMYSMIIPIAVDLSENVDNAVNKAKELLKKTPEELEEKLTILSEADADGNLIAEITDGNTTTKVLLNESEDQLTKSATEIVFDAIDIVAYKKSLISKGLSKISELSDEVLKRVKELDESYLVKLESDLSSNSSGEKIKDLLSTVDDVDIWKVLKDDPGLAWQIARENPLWDKWSKGNFFKTVTKAGKEFEELIKNQLKDLNSQVYQKLKSKIADLDQRTILSQVQFCLTAKAPCNAKGEYFIPDFVAVREIYDPILKKNILDVIIFDTKLSKGTSWSPNQTIAQKMEGWVIKSVNNENILKGTKIKGFEYNASVLKNGSFKKIFKEGTEININ